One window of the Camelina sativa cultivar DH55 chromosome 1, Cs, whole genome shotgun sequence genome contains the following:
- the LOC104701709 gene encoding GTPase-activating protein GYP7-like → MVPVIGSGKYVTMAVVSENGQPIDESSVENQGWIVKNTVTDERVLQWMLSLHQIGLDVARTDRYLCFYENDTNQSKLWDVLAIYTWLNLDIGYVQGMNDICSPMIILFDDEADAFWCFERAMRRLRENFRATATSMGVQTQLGVLSQVIKTVDPRLHQHLEDLDGGEYLFAIRMLMVLFRREFSFLDVLYLWELMWAMEYNPTMFATYEELENRNNAASDPKLLKRYGKFERKYINSGQNEQHRNTLAVFVVASVLQTKNKRLLKEAKGLDDVVQILGDIAGNLDAKKACKEALKIHEKFLKKANSNKQ, encoded by the exons ATGGTTCCTGTCATTGGTAGTGGCAAGTACGTCACTATGGCAGTGGTTTCAGAAAATGGCCAGCCTATTGACGAATCTTCTGTAGAAAATCAAGGATGGATCGTGAAAAACACCGTTACAGATGAGAGAGTGCTCCAATGGATGCTCTCACTCCACCAGATCG GCCTTGATGTTGCTAGAACTGATCGGTACCTCTGCTTTTATGAGAATGATACTAATCAATCAAAACTATGGGACGTTCTTGCCATATATACATGGTTGAATCTTGACATTGGTTATGTTCAGG GGATGAATGATATATGTTCCCCAATGATAATCCTCTTTGATGATGAAGCCGACGCTTTCTGGTGCTTTGAGCGGGCAATGCGGAgactt AGAGAAAACTTCAGGGCAACAGCAACATCAATGGGTGTCCAGACTCAGCTGGGTGTGCTCTCACAGGTCATTAAAACAGTGGATCCTCGTCTCCATCAACATCTAG AGGATCTCGATGGTGGGGAGTATCTGTTTGCTATTCGGATGCTGATGGTACTTTTCAGGAGAGAATTCTCCTTCCTTGACGTTTTGTACCTTTGGGAG CTGATGTGGGCGATGGAGTATAATCCAACCATGTTTGCAACATACGAGGAACTAGAAAACCGAAACAACGCAGCATCCGATCCCAAGTTACTAAAACGGTATGGCAAGTTTGAAAGGAAATACATAAACAGTGGGCAGAACGAGCAACATCGCAATACGCTTGCTGTCTTTGTGGTCGCAAGCGTTCTACAGACAAAGAACAAACGTCTCTTGAAGGAAGCTAAAGGCTTAGACGATGTTGTTCAG ATACTAGGAGACATTGCGGGTAATCTTGACGCGAAAAAAGCATGTAAAGAAGCGTTGAAGATCCATGAAAAATTCCTGAAAAAG GCTAATAGTAATAAGCAATAA
- the LOC104701719 gene encoding CRIB domain-containing protein RIC6-like — MQLAMSSSKMKSLLKGLRYISQVFESEKEEEIQIGNPTDVKHVAHIGWDGPSANATAPSWMTEFKTGEGFEACEGGGEDDSSVKCTSEYGGRSKDLPKVPKSTRKTVSEKGSPTKEKSADKTKRRSSNKGTSSSSRRPKEASEQEDLSSWPRGLPEIPKKSRRKKKSTKETVNGGSSRSTRRYDVDNMSEYMSDTGSVRSMPQFDNRDDF; from the exons ATGCAACTCGCAATGTCAAGCTCCAAGATGAAAAGCCTCTTAAAAGGGCTCCGATACATTTCTCAAGTATTTG aaagtgaaaaagaagaagaaatacaaaTCGGAAATCCAACGGATGTAAAGCATGTTGCACATATCGGTTGGGATGGACCATCCGCTAATGCCACCGCACCAAGCTgg ATGACTGAGTTCAAAACTGGCGAGGGGTTCGAGGCCTGTGAAGGAGGGGGAGAAGACGATTCCTCCGTGAAATGTACGTCGGAATATGGTGGTCGGTCCAAAGATTTACCAAAAGTACCAAAATCTACGAGGAAAACAGTGTCGGAGAAAGGTTCTCCGACAAAGGAAAAATCAGCGGACAAAACTAAACGCCGGTCTTCGAACAAAGGCACATCGTCATCGTCAAGGAGACCGAAGGAAGCGTCTGAGCAAGAAGACCTTTCTTCATGGCCTCGTGGATTACCGGAAATTCCAAAGAAgtcgaggaggaagaagaagtcgaCGAAAGAAACCGTTAACGGAGGTTCATCAAGATCGACAAGAAGATATGATGTGGACAACATGTCGGAATATATGTCTGATACTGGTTCGGTGAGATCTATGCCACAATTCGACAATAGAgatgatttttga
- the LOC104701729 gene encoding succinate--CoA ligase [ADP-forming] subunit beta, mitochondrial isoform X2 — protein sequence MRGLVSKLVSRSLSVSGKWQQQQLRRLNIHEYQGAELMGKYGVNVPKGVAVGSLEEVKKAVQEVFPNESELVVKSQILAGGRGLGTFKSGLKGGVHIVKRDQAEDIAGKMLGQVLVTKQTGPQGKVVSKVYLCEKLSLVNEMYFSIILDRKSAGPLIIACKKGGTSIEDLAEKFPDMIIKVPIDVFAGITDEDAAKVVDGLAPKAADRKDSIEQVKKLYELFRKSDCTMLEINPLAETSTNQLVAADAKLNFDDNAAFRQKEVFAMRDPTQEDPREVAAAKVDLNYIGLDGEIGCMVNGAGLAMATMDIIKLHGGTPANFLDVGGNASEHQVVEAFKILTSDDKVKAILVNIFGGIMKCDVIASGIVNAAKEVSLKVPVVVRLEGTNVEQGKRILKESGMKLITADDLDDAAEKAVKALAH from the exons ATGAGGGGATTGGTAAGCAAACTCGTGTCCagatctctctctgtctccGGGAAATGGCAGCAGCAACAGCTTCGCCGTCTCAACATCCACGAGTATCag GGAGCTGAGCTGATGGGCAAATACGGTGTGAATGTGCCAAAAGGAGTAGCTGTTGGTTCTCTGGAAGAAGTTAAAAAGGCTGTCCAAGAAGTTTTCCCTAATGAAAGCGag TTGGTTGTTAAGAGCCAGATCTTGGCTGGTGGAAGAGGTCTTGGAACATTCAAGAGTGGTCTTAAGGGTGGTGTTCACATTGTTAAACGTGATCAGGCTGAAGATATtgctg GGAAGATGCTTGGACAAGTACTCGTCACCAAACAAACTGGTCCTCAAGGCAAAGTTGTTAGCAAG GTTTACTTGTGTGAGAAATTGTCACTCGTCAATGAGATGTACTTCTCCATTATTCTGGACCGTAAATCTGCTGGACCG TTGATCATTGCCTGTAAAAAAGGTGGTACCAGCATTGAAGATCTCGCTGAGAAGTTCCCTGACATGATTATCAAG GTACCAATTGATGTATTTGCAGGAATCACTGATGAAGATGCTGCCAAGGTTGTGGATGGTCTGGCTCCCAAAGCTGCTGACAGAAAAGATTCGATcgaacaagtgaagaagctgTACGAACTCTTTCGCAAGAGTGACTGCACAATGTTGGAA ATCAACCCTCTTGCAGAGACATCCACTAACCAATTGGTAGCTGCTGATGCCAAATTGAACTTCGATGATAATGCTGCGTTCCGACAAAAGGAGGTTTTTGCCATGCGTGATCCAACACAGGAGGATCCACGAGAG GTGGCTGCAGCGAAAGTTGACCTGAACTACATCGGTCTAGATGGAGAGATTGGTTGCATGGTGAATGGTGCTGGATTGGCCATGGCAACAATGGACATCATTAAATTACATGGTGGAACTCCCGCCAATTTCCTTGACGTTGGTGGAAATGCTTCTGAGCACCAG gtggTGGAAGCGTTTAAGATACTGACATCTGACGACAAAGTGAAAGCAATCCTGGTGAACATATTTGGTGGGATAATGAAATGTGACGTGATTGCTAGTGGAATCGTGAAcgctgcaaaagag GTATCATTGAAAGTGCCAGTGGTGGTTCGTCTAGAAGGAACGAATGTGGAGCAGGGAAAGAGAATCCTCAAGGAAAGTGGAATGAAACTCATAACGGCTGATGATTTGGATGATGCGGCTGAGAAAGCGGTTAAAGCATTGGCTCACtaa
- the LOC104701729 gene encoding succinate--CoA ligase [ADP-forming] subunit beta, mitochondrial isoform X1 encodes MRGLVSKLVSRSLSVSGKWQQQQLRRLNIHEYQGAELMGKYGVNVPKGVAVGSLEEVKKAVQEVFPNESELVVKSQILAGGRGLGTFKSGLKGGVHIVKRDQAEDIAGKMLGQVLVTKQTGPQGKVVSKVYLCEKLSLVNEMYFSIILDRKSAGPLIIACKKGGTSIEDLAEKFPDMIIKVPIDVFAGITDENAAKVVDGLAPKAADRKDSIEQVKKLYELFRKSDCTMLEINPLAETSTNQLVAADAKLNFDDNAAFRQKEVFAMRDPTQEDPREVAAAKVDLNYIGLDGEIGCMVNGAGLAMATMDIIKLHGGTPANFLDVGGNASEHQVVEAFKILTSDDKVKAILVNIFGGIMKCDVIASGIVNAAKEVSLKVPVVVRLEGTNVEQGKRILKESGMKLITADDLDDAAEKAVKALAH; translated from the exons ATGAGGGGATTGGTAAGCAAACTCGTGTCCagatctctctctgtctccGGGAAATGGCAGCAGCAACAGCTTCGCCGTCTCAACATCCACGAGTATCag GGAGCTGAGCTGATGGGCAAATACGGTGTGAATGTGCCAAAAGGAGTAGCTGTTGGTTCTCTGGAAGAAGTTAAAAAGGCTGTCCAAGAAGTTTTCCCTAATGAAAGCGag TTGGTTGTTAAGAGCCAGATCTTGGCTGGTGGAAGAGGTCTTGGAACATTCAAGAGTGGTCTTAAGGGTGGTGTTCACATTGTTAAACGTGATCAGGCTGAAGATATtgctg GGAAGATGCTTGGACAAGTACTCGTCACCAAACAAACTGGTCCTCAAGGCAAAGTTGTTAGCAAG GTTTACTTGTGTGAGAAATTGTCACTCGTCAATGAGATGTACTTCTCCATTATTCTGGACCGTAAATCTGCTGGACCG TTGATCATTGCCTGTAAAAAAGGTGGTACCAGCATTGAAGATCTCGCTGAGAAGTTCCCTGACATGATTATCAAG GTACCAATTGATGTATTTGCAGGAATCACTGATGAAAATGCTGCCAAGGTTGTGGATGGTCTGGCTCCCAAAGCTGCTGACAGAAAG GATTCGATcgaacaagtgaagaagctgTACGAACTCTTTCGCAAGAGTGACTGCACAATGTTGGAA ATCAACCCTCTTGCAGAGACATCCACTAACCAATTGGTAGCTGCTGATGCCAAATTGAACTTCGATGATAATGCTGCGTTCCGACAAAAGGAGGTTTTTGCCATGCGTGATCCAACACAGGAGGATCCACGAGAG GTGGCTGCAGCGAAAGTTGACCTGAACTACATCGGTCTAGATGGAGAGATTGGTTGCATGGTGAATGGTGCTGGATTGGCCATGGCAACAATGGACATCATTAAATTACATGGTGGAACTCCCGCCAATTTCCTTGACGTTGGTGGAAATGCTTCTGAGCACCAG gtggTGGAAGCGTTTAAGATACTGACATCTGACGACAAAGTGAAAGCAATCCTGGTGAACATATTTGGTGGGATAATGAAATGTGACGTGATTGCTAGTGGAATCGTGAAcgctgcaaaagag GTATCATTGAAAGTGCCAGTGGTGGTTCGTCTAGAAGGAACGAATGTGGAGCAGGGAAAGAGAATCCTCAAGGAAAGTGGAATGAAACTCATAACGGCTGATGATTTGGATGATGCGGCTGAGAAAGCGGTTAAAGCATTGGCTCACtaa